A region from the Marinobacter sp. SS13-12 genome encodes:
- the secB gene encoding protein-export chaperone SecB, translated as MAENEQAAAGNENQAQPQFALQRIYVKDLSFESPNSPTVFQEQWKPQVNLDLNTSHNKVSDNQYEVVLSLTVTAKIDEKVAYIVEIQQAGVFLVKGIEGPQLGQMLGAYCPNILFPYAREAIDGVVSKGSFPALMLAPVNFDAIYAQALKRKQEEAAGETKEEQTH; from the coding sequence ATGGCTGAAAATGAGCAGGCCGCAGCAGGCAACGAAAACCAGGCGCAACCTCAGTTTGCGCTTCAGCGTATTTATGTGAAGGACCTGTCGTTTGAGTCTCCGAACTCGCCCACGGTTTTTCAGGAGCAGTGGAAGCCGCAGGTCAATCTGGATCTGAACACCTCCCATAACAAGGTCAGCGACAACCAGTATGAAGTGGTTCTGTCCCTGACGGTGACGGCGAAAATCGACGAAAAGGTTGCCTATATCGTCGAGATTCAGCAGGCCGGTGTGTTCCTGGTAAAAGGCATTGAAGGTCCGCAACTTGGCCAGATGCTGGGCGCCTACTGCCCCAATATCCTGTTTCCCTATGCGCGGGAAGCCATCGACGGGGTGGTCAGCAAGGGCAGCTTCCCGGCGCTGATGCTGGCACCGGTCAACTTCGATGCCATCTACGCCCAGGCGCTGAAGCGCAAGCAGGAAGAGGCGGCAGGCGAAACCAAGGAAGAGCAGACTCACTGA
- a CDS encoding rhodanese-like domain-containing protein — MERVFEFAVNHYILVSLFVAFLLAILVLESRRGGAKISAQSAVNLINRDEAVVVDIRDRKDFNEGRITGAINIPLNSIKSRASELKKFKDKQIIVADKMGQHSAMAVKQLNAEGYANVVRLDGGIADWKGSNLPLVKK, encoded by the coding sequence ATGGAAAGGGTGTTCGAATTCGCGGTTAACCATTACATACTGGTGTCTCTGTTTGTCGCTTTCCTGCTTGCCATTCTGGTGCTGGAATCCCGTCGTGGCGGTGCGAAAATATCGGCACAAAGTGCAGTAAACCTGATCAACCGCGATGAAGCTGTTGTCGTCGACATCCGTGACCGTAAGGATTTTAACGAGGGCCGGATTACCGGTGCAATCAATATTCCCCTCAATAGTATCAAAAGCCGTGCGTCGGAGCTGAAGAAGTTCAAGGATAAGCAGATTATCGTAGCCGACAAGATGGGCCAGCATTCCGCCATGGCCGTCAAGCAGTTGAACGCTGAAGGCTACGCCAATGTGGTCCGTCTGGATGGTGGTATCGCCGACTGGAAAGGCAGCAACCTGCCGCTGGTGAAGAAGTAA